Proteins encoded by one window of Terriglobales bacterium:
- a CDS encoding fibronectin type III domain-containing protein — MRTCRHPLGIVAALGFVLLLAACGTPGAPQPPSLAVPRPVSDLTATRKGNVVTLSWTPARQTTDRENIKTPGPTVICLGVNEFPMITCPQQVSSTSTQLARWKKSEPVPKAYYNDALREELLEKYPTGFAIYALRDQNSHGRDAGLSNQVRVSLAPALPAPGDLKAKVTGDGVLLEWSAVKDAPQISGIQYIYRVFRRMESGDRNKPQPEVIVGEVPLNAESGPTYLDHSAEWEQRYEYRVAVVTIVSRPGEPTVEVQGNESATVQAIVHDIFPPAVPGELQAVFSGVGQQPFIDLTWAPDLEGDLAGYNVYRHEAGGAPAKINTELVKAPAYRDREVQPGHTYFYSVSAVDVRGNESGKSEEASETVPQT; from the coding sequence TTGCGAACCTGCCGCCATCCGCTGGGGATCGTAGCCGCACTGGGCTTCGTCCTTTTACTTGCCGCCTGCGGCACTCCAGGGGCACCGCAACCGCCTTCGCTGGCGGTGCCCCGCCCGGTGAGCGATCTCACGGCTACGCGCAAAGGCAATGTTGTGACTCTTTCCTGGACTCCGGCGCGCCAGACCACCGACCGCGAGAACATAAAGACGCCCGGCCCAACGGTGATTTGCCTGGGCGTGAATGAATTCCCCATGATCACTTGTCCGCAACAGGTGAGCAGCACGTCCACACAACTGGCGCGCTGGAAGAAGTCGGAACCGGTGCCCAAGGCGTACTACAACGACGCTTTGCGGGAAGAACTGCTTGAGAAATACCCGACCGGGTTTGCGATCTATGCTCTGCGCGACCAGAACTCGCATGGCCGGGATGCCGGGCTCTCGAACCAGGTTCGGGTCTCGCTGGCGCCGGCGCTGCCCGCACCGGGAGATCTGAAGGCCAAGGTTACAGGGGACGGCGTGCTGCTGGAATGGAGCGCGGTGAAAGACGCGCCCCAAATCTCCGGCATCCAGTACATCTACCGGGTTTTTCGGCGCATGGAGTCCGGTGACCGAAATAAGCCACAGCCGGAAGTGATTGTGGGGGAAGTGCCGCTGAATGCTGAGTCAGGCCCTACCTATTTAGATCACAGTGCCGAATGGGAGCAGAGGTATGAATACCGCGTGGCTGTGGTGACGATCGTCTCGCGCCCGGGCGAGCCGACCGTGGAGGTGCAGGGGAACGAGTCGGCCACAGTGCAGGCCATCGTGCACGACATTTTTCCGCCTGCCGTACCGGGCGAGTTGCAGGCGGTGTTTTCCGGCGTCGGGCAGCAGCCATTCATCGATCTGACGTGGGCCCCGGACCTGGAGGGCGATCTGGCCGGTTATAACGTTTATCGGCATGAAGCTGGAGGTGCGCCGGCGAAGATCAACACCGAACTGGTGAAAGCTCCGGCATACCGGGACCGGGAAGTGCAGCCGGGTCATACCTACTTCTATTCGGTGAGCGCGGTAGATGTGCGGGGGAATGAGAGCGGGAAATCGGAAGAGGCGAGCGAAACCGTGCCGCAGACGTGA
- the hslU gene encoding ATP-dependent protease ATPase subunit HslU, translating into MAIYLPGTAEEEQLALDELTPREIVSELDKHVVGQHAAKRAVSIALRNRMRRQKLPPDLAEEIMPKNIIMIGPTGVGKTEIARRLAKLANSPFLKVEASKFTEVGYVGRDVESMIRDLVEIAIDMVREEKLEDVSDKAELNAEERLLDLLLPAGVGFTSRGSDGGELLLPGESASRTREKLRQQLREGKLDDRLVELEVREKSFPAFEIISNQGVEEMDVNIKDMLPNIFGQRTKKRKMKVSEAFDYLVQEEEQRLIDMDQVTRIAVERVENSGIIFLDEIDKIAGRESGHGPDVSREGVQRDILPIVEGTTVNTRYGMVRTDHILFIAAGAFHVSKPSDLIPELQGRFPIRVELQSLTIDDFIKILTEPKSSLVKQYTALLETEGVRLEFTTEALEEIARFAFRVNEGTENIGARRLHTIMERVLDEISFDAPEMKDKQITVDAAYVNRMLADIVKDQDLSRYIL; encoded by the coding sequence ATGGCGATTTATTTACCTGGAACCGCGGAAGAAGAACAGCTTGCGCTGGATGAACTGACGCCGCGAGAGATTGTGTCCGAATTGGACAAGCATGTGGTGGGGCAGCACGCGGCGAAGCGCGCCGTTTCGATTGCCCTGCGCAACCGCATGCGGCGGCAGAAGCTTCCGCCCGATCTGGCGGAAGAAATCATGCCCAAGAACATCATCATGATTGGCCCGACGGGCGTGGGCAAAACTGAGATTGCACGCCGCCTGGCCAAGCTGGCCAATTCTCCCTTTCTGAAAGTGGAGGCCTCCAAGTTCACCGAGGTGGGGTACGTGGGCCGAGACGTGGAGTCGATGATTCGCGACCTGGTCGAGATTGCCATTGACATGGTTCGCGAGGAGAAGCTGGAAGACGTCTCCGACAAGGCCGAACTCAACGCTGAAGAGCGATTGCTGGATCTGCTGCTGCCTGCGGGAGTTGGCTTCACCAGCCGCGGCTCCGATGGCGGGGAATTGCTGCTGCCGGGCGAGTCGGCCTCGCGCACGCGCGAGAAGCTGCGCCAGCAGTTGCGCGAAGGCAAGCTCGACGACCGGCTCGTGGAACTCGAGGTCCGCGAGAAATCATTTCCCGCTTTCGAAATCATCTCCAACCAGGGTGTAGAGGAGATGGACGTCAACATCAAGGACATGCTGCCCAATATCTTCGGCCAGCGCACTAAGAAGCGGAAGATGAAGGTCAGCGAGGCCTTCGATTACCTGGTGCAGGAAGAGGAACAGCGCCTGATCGACATGGACCAGGTCACCCGCATCGCGGTGGAGCGAGTGGAGAACTCCGGCATCATCTTCCTGGATGAAATCGACAAGATCGCGGGACGCGAGAGCGGACACGGCCCGGATGTTTCCCGCGAAGGCGTGCAACGCGACATCCTGCCAATCGTCGAGGGCACCACGGTAAACACCCGCTACGGGATGGTTCGCACCGACCATATTCTCTTCATTGCGGCGGGCGCGTTTCACGTCTCCAAGCCCAGCGATCTGATCCCCGAGCTGCAGGGGCGCTTTCCCATTCGGGTGGAGCTGCAGTCACTGACCATCGACGACTTCATCAAGATTCTTACGGAGCCCAAGTCTTCGCTGGTGAAACAGTACACGGCGCTGCTCGAGACGGAGGGCGTGCGACTGGAATTCACCACCGAAGCGCTGGAGGAGATCGCGCGTTTTGCCTTCCGGGTGAACGAAGGCACTGAGAACATCGGTGCGCGCCGCCTGCACACGATCATGGAGCGCGTGCTCGATGAGATCAGCTTCGATGCGCCCGAGATGAAGGATAAGCAGATCACGGTGGATGCTGCGTATGTGAACCGGATGCTCGCCGACATCGTCAAGGATCAGGATCTGTCGCGATACATTTTGTAG
- a CDS encoding DUF3052 domain-containing protein, with product MAGYSGTPLLKKIGIKERQKIVASRAPESFFRELGKLPDGTEVLARAKPPVDVAVAFVKSRADLNQQFSRLAPVLGADGMLWVAWPKKSSGVSTDLNENVIRDIGLPLGLVDIKVCAIDEIWSGLKFVIRKEKRRKREAGGVMG from the coding sequence ATGGCTGGATATTCGGGAACGCCGTTGCTAAAGAAAATCGGGATCAAGGAACGGCAGAAGATCGTGGCTTCCCGCGCCCCGGAATCGTTCTTTCGTGAACTGGGGAAACTGCCCGATGGAACCGAAGTGCTGGCGCGAGCCAAGCCGCCGGTGGATGTGGCCGTGGCATTCGTGAAGTCCAGGGCTGATCTGAATCAGCAGTTCTCCAGGCTTGCTCCAGTTTTGGGGGCTGATGGGATGCTTTGGGTGGCCTGGCCGAAGAAGAGCTCGGGCGTTTCGACCGACCTGAATGAGAATGTAATCCGTGATATCGGGCTCCCGTTGGGGCTGGTGGACATCAAAGTGTGCGCGATCGACGAAATCTGGTCGGGATTGAAGTTCGTGATCAGGAAAGAGAAGCGGAGGAAGCGGGAGGCTGGCGGGGTGATGGGGTAG
- the hslV gene encoding ATP-dependent protease subunit HslV, with protein MTRKSAGRAPEGVRAPSHSANIRSTTVLSVRKDGKVVMAGDGQVTLGESVIKHSARKIRRMYNDKILAGFAGSTADAFSLFSRFEAKLDQFHGNLGRAAVELSKDWRTDKALRHLEALLLVCDQSQTFLLSGQGDVIEPDTGIAAIGSGGPYALAAAEALATHTSLPARTIAEEAMKIAGKMCIYTNEHFTVEEL; from the coding sequence ATGACGAGAAAGTCTGCTGGGCGCGCGCCTGAAGGTGTGCGAGCGCCATCCCATTCCGCCAATATTCGATCTACTACGGTGCTTTCCGTTAGAAAGGACGGCAAAGTAGTGATGGCGGGCGACGGGCAGGTCACGCTGGGCGAGAGCGTGATCAAGCATTCCGCCCGCAAGATCCGGCGCATGTACAACGATAAGATTCTGGCGGGTTTCGCCGGCTCGACCGCCGACGCCTTTTCCCTCTTCAGCCGCTTTGAGGCCAAGCTGGATCAGTTCCACGGCAATCTGGGCCGGGCGGCGGTGGAACTGTCAAAGGACTGGCGCACCGATAAAGCGCTGCGTCACCTGGAAGCCCTGCTGCTGGTTTGCGATCAGAGTCAGACTTTTCTGCTGAGCGGGCAGGGCGACGTGATCGAGCCTGACACCGGAATCGCCGCGATCGGAAGTGGTGGCCCATACGCACTGGCCGCGGCGGAGGCCCTGGCCACGCACACCAGCCTGCCGGCGCGCACCATTGCGGAAGAGGCGATGAAGATTGCCGGCAAGATGTGCATCTACACGAATGAGCACTTCACGGTGGAGGAGCTGTAG
- a CDS encoding CBS domain-containing protein: protein MSVLHLCGETPATVSPEASVADAIRTMLERRVGAVAVVNPDKTVAGIFTERDVLRKLALGGINPESSAVVGYMTRDVVTATPETTPGEALATMVTHHFRHLPVVDARGKLVGILSIRNLLESRIDDLSQQLDSLETYLTADGPGG, encoded by the coding sequence ATGAGCGTGCTCCATCTTTGCGGTGAAACACCGGCAACCGTGTCGCCGGAAGCCAGTGTAGCGGACGCAATTCGCACCATGCTCGAGCGGCGTGTGGGTGCGGTAGCGGTGGTAAATCCTGACAAGACTGTGGCGGGAATCTTCACCGAACGCGATGTGCTGCGAAAATTGGCGCTGGGCGGGATCAATCCCGAGAGCAGCGCAGTTGTCGGCTACATGACGCGGGATGTGGTTACCGCGACTCCGGAGACCACACCGGGAGAAGCGCTGGCCACCATGGTGACGCATCACTTCCGTCATCTGCCGGTGGTTGATGCCAGGGGCAAACTGGTTGGAATACTTTCCATTCGCAACCTTTTGGAGTCGCGCATCGACGACCTGAGTCAGCAACTCGACTCACTGGAGACCTACCTGACTGCCGATGGCCCCGGCGGCTGA
- a CDS encoding DUF2207 domain-containing protein, with product MQTIIALQEDGTAIVRDKLSDLPPRATLDWRIPTSTWHPVGFKLPRLVDVLSITDGWDHKLDYSERHWRDELELRISSRGADRVVISYAVRNAVQFLRDRDEFFWTAAEGWRGGLEKPSLFLVLPNTAIGEFRAQGLLRGPGSTQLVATAADGPRIQLEAGRALSSRERLGVDVVFPKGMMEGPSLVLRLFWFIRANPIVLFPVVVALVMLVLRRIKPAVPMAALAVTPRYAPPDGLTPAEAGTLIDDTVDARDITATIVDLGVRGYIRIEAGKPDEEVVFHGKDYILRSLKPISEWQSLAPHEKSTLFHIFYGGQWTKLSSLHLRFYEAVPAIRAQIFNQLREKGMYRIDPKRAQLYRLGGVAAVFILLWIAQWFGLIALADSWAWSALVIIISLAIAYLLGVKVSPKTWKGMKTFTELRGFQEFMNTVEKDRLERLPHDVLEKYLPYAMALGVEHHWAGAFAGMAERAPEWFDAMTGDAFEPAHLSHNLSWFGRIAWDVLRAVPRGVQMPRMKLR from the coding sequence GTGCAAACCATCATCGCGCTGCAAGAAGACGGAACTGCGATCGTGCGCGATAAGCTCAGCGATTTGCCGCCACGCGCTACGCTCGACTGGCGCATCCCCACCAGTACATGGCATCCGGTTGGATTTAAGTTGCCCCGTTTGGTGGATGTGTTGTCGATCACCGACGGCTGGGATCACAAGCTCGATTATTCCGAACGTCACTGGCGAGACGAGCTGGAGCTGCGAATCTCGAGCCGAGGCGCTGACAGGGTTGTGATTTCTTATGCCGTCCGCAATGCGGTTCAGTTCCTGCGTGATCGGGATGAATTTTTCTGGACCGCGGCAGAGGGCTGGCGCGGAGGCCTGGAGAAACCGTCGCTCTTCCTGGTGCTGCCGAACACTGCAATCGGAGAGTTCCGTGCCCAGGGATTGCTCCGCGGGCCAGGATCAACTCAACTGGTGGCGACTGCTGCCGATGGTCCGAGAATCCAACTGGAGGCGGGGCGAGCGCTGAGTTCCCGGGAGCGCCTGGGGGTAGACGTCGTCTTCCCCAAGGGCATGATGGAGGGACCCTCGCTCGTATTGCGCCTGTTCTGGTTTATACGCGCCAATCCGATTGTCCTGTTTCCGGTGGTGGTTGCCCTGGTAATGCTGGTGCTGCGCCGGATCAAGCCCGCAGTCCCCATGGCTGCGCTGGCGGTGACGCCGCGCTATGCTCCGCCCGACGGCCTTACGCCCGCCGAAGCCGGCACGCTGATCGACGACACAGTGGATGCACGCGACATCACCGCCACCATCGTCGACCTGGGGGTTCGCGGATACATCCGCATTGAGGCGGGGAAGCCGGACGAAGAAGTTGTTTTCCACGGCAAGGACTATATTCTGCGGTCGCTGAAGCCGATTTCAGAATGGCAATCATTAGCTCCGCACGAAAAAAGCACGCTGTTCCACATCTTCTATGGCGGGCAGTGGACGAAGCTATCGAGCCTGCACCTGCGCTTCTACGAGGCGGTGCCGGCGATCCGGGCGCAAATTTTTAACCAGCTGCGCGAGAAGGGCATGTACCGGATCGATCCGAAGCGGGCGCAGCTCTATCGCCTGGGCGGCGTAGCCGCTGTTTTTATACTGCTGTGGATCGCGCAATGGTTCGGTTTGATCGCCTTGGCGGATTCCTGGGCTTGGTCAGCGCTAGTGATCATCATCTCGCTGGCGATCGCCTATTTGCTCGGGGTGAAAGTGAGTCCAAAAACATGGAAGGGCATGAAAACCTTCACCGAGCTGCGCGGCTTCCAGGAATTCATGAATACCGTGGAGAAGGACCGGCTGGAGCGCCTGCCGCATGATGTGCTGGAGAAATATCTGCCCTATGCCATGGCCCTGGGCGTGGAACATCACTGGGCGGGAGCCTTCGCGGGAATGGCGGAGCGGGCTCCGGAATGGTTCGATGCCATGACGGGAGATGCGTTCGAGCCGGCTCATCTGTCGCACAACCTGAGCTGGTTCGGGAGGATTGCCTGGGATGTTCTGAGGGCCGTGCCACGGGGAGTGCAGATGCCCAGGATGAAATTGCGATGA
- a CDS encoding nucleoside deaminase, with amino-acid sequence MDAHHLLREAVTEARLGLKEGGLPIGSVLADAHGGIVARGHNLRVQTGDPTAHAEVVCLRNAGRRRDWPELTLVSTLSPCIMCTGTTLLYRIPAVIIGENRNFLGAEDLFAQRGVRLTVLDDAECIELMRSFIAAHPDLWNEDIGR; translated from the coding sequence ATGGACGCTCATCACCTTCTCCGCGAAGCTGTCACCGAAGCCCGCCTGGGGCTGAAAGAGGGTGGGCTGCCGATCGGTTCGGTGCTCGCCGATGCTCACGGCGGCATCGTCGCTCGTGGTCACAATCTGCGTGTGCAGACAGGAGACCCGACGGCTCACGCCGAGGTGGTCTGCCTGCGCAACGCCGGCCGTCGTCGCGACTGGCCCGAGCTCACACTGGTCAGCACACTGAGTCCCTGCATCATGTGCACCGGCACAACGCTCCTCTACCGGATTCCCGCGGTCATCATTGGCGAGAACCGAAACTTCCTGGGCGCCGAGGACCTGTTCGCCCAACGCGGCGTGCGCCTTACCGTGCTCGACGACGCTGAATGCATCGAGCTGATGCGTTCATTTATCGCGGCGCACCCGGATTTGTGGAATGAGGACATTGGGCGATAG
- a CDS encoding BON domain-containing protein — MSLSKLVAGLLTGILSAGMAFATVTSSDADIQSSVNSKLQSKSELKNVQSSVNNGAVTLQGTVDNYKAKLDALKQARKAAHVRNVQDQIVVAGPTLPDTELQEKLAKELRYDRVGYGNVFNVLTVGVKDGMVTLGGEVRTPVDRDSAFAVVENTKGVKNVVNEVKVAPVSNFDDAIRLRTLRAVYGDPALSKYGLDPQRPIRILVDNGHVGLYGTVLSPMDKQIAGIRANQVFGAFSVENHLETAHDVKR, encoded by the coding sequence ATGTCTCTCAGCAAGTTGGTGGCGGGTCTCCTTACCGGAATCTTATCTGCGGGGATGGCCTTCGCCACTGTCACCAGTAGCGATGCAGATATCCAATCCAGCGTTAACAGCAAGTTGCAGTCAAAGTCGGAACTCAAGAACGTACAGTCTTCGGTCAACAACGGGGCAGTTACCCTGCAGGGGACCGTCGACAACTACAAAGCCAAACTGGACGCGCTCAAGCAAGCCCGCAAGGCTGCGCATGTGCGAAATGTTCAAGACCAGATAGTGGTTGCTGGGCCCACCCTGCCAGATACCGAGTTGCAGGAAAAACTGGCCAAAGAGCTTCGTTACGATCGCGTTGGCTACGGCAATGTATTTAATGTGCTCACCGTCGGCGTGAAGGATGGCATGGTCACCCTGGGTGGCGAAGTCCGCACCCCCGTGGATCGGGATTCAGCCTTCGCCGTGGTTGAGAACACCAAAGGCGTTAAGAACGTGGTGAATGAAGTAAAGGTCGCACCGGTCTCGAACTTTGATGACGCCATCCGTCTTCGTACCCTGCGCGCCGTCTACGGCGACCCGGCACTGTCGAAGTACGGCCTGGACCCGCAGCGTCCAATTCGTATCCTGGTGGACAACGGACATGTGGGGCTGTATGGAACTGTGCTTTCTCCCATGGACAAGCAGATCGCCGGCATCCGCGCCAACCAGGTATTCGGAGCTTTCAGCGTTGAGAACCACCTGGAGACGGCGCACGACGTAAAACGATAG